Sequence from the Nocardiopsis sp. YSL2 genome:
GTGGCAGGAACGCGCACTGGCAGCTGGGGCCGCTCACCGAGGAGTTCGCGCGCCTGCGGCGGGCCGCGGGCCTGCCGGACCGGCGCGGCGGCCGGTGAGCGCGCGGCTCTGCGCCCCCACCCGGACCCCGGCGGTGGCCCCGGGTCCCGCGGCGCCGGGGCCCCTCTCACACGGTCTCGACGAAGGACCGGTAGGTGTCGAGCACACCGGGCGCGAAGAGCGCCCGGGGCCACAACAGGGCCGTCGCCAGGCCGACGGGAGCGGACTCCTCCGCCACCGGCCGTGCCATGGAGTGGGCGGCGTCGAAGCGCTCGACGCGCACGTTCCGGCCGAGGATCCGCGTGTAGACGCGTGCGGTCTCGTCGGCGTCGACGTTGCGGTCGTGCTCGCCGAGCATGAGGAGCACGGGGACCCCCTGGTCGGACATGGCCTGTAGATCGGCGGTCGCGTCGGCACGGAAGTTGCGGAGGGCGAAGTCCCAGCGCCCGGCGTCCATGGGGTGCGGGTCGGTCGTGCCCGCGAGGTAGGTGGCGTGGTCGGCGCCCTCCGCCAGCAGGGCTCTGGTCCGGTCGCTGTCCGCGACGGCCCTCTCCCGTTCGGCTTGGTCCGCGCGGGCGTGGTCGAGTTCCGACAGCAGGTGGTAGCGGCCCTGGCGCAGCCAGTTGACGGCCGGGGAGACCGCTACGACGAAGTCGACGTCGTCGCGGCCCGCGACGACCTTCGGCAGTACCCATCCGGCCTGGCTGGCTCCCCAGAGCCCGATGGTCCCGTGGGCCGTCTCCGGTTGTTCGGACAGCCAGTCGATCACCGCGGACACCTCGTCGGCGCGGTCGCCCATGTCCTGGTCGAGCCAGTCGCCGCTGGAGGCCCCGATGCCGGGTTTGCTCCAGGAGACCGTGGTGTAGCCCGCGTCGGCGGCGGCTTCCCACAGCGGCCGGTAGAGGCCGTCGTTGGCCGCGTCGACCGGACCGTCCCCGTGCACGAACACCACCGTACCCCGCGCCTCGCCCGTGTCGGGGGAGGCGAGGACCGCCTCCACCTGCCCTCCCGGCACCGGGATCATCACCGTTCGCTCGTCGAGTCGGTAGTCGTTGCCCACGACGGCCGTGGCCGCTCCGACCAGGAGGAGCACGATGAGGACGAG
This genomic interval carries:
- a CDS encoding S9 family peptidase, whose translation is MNRTKHVRRSGGFTRAPALVLIVLLLVGAATAVVGNDYRLDERTVMIPVPGGQVEAVLASPDTGEARGTVVFVHGDGPVDAANDGLYRPLWEAAADAGYTTVSWSKPGIGASSGDWLDQDMGDRADEVSAVIDWLSEQPETAHGTIGLWGASQAGWVLPKVVAGRDDVDFVVAVSPAVNWLRQGRYHLLSELDHARADQAERERAVADSDRTRALLAEGADHATYLAGTTDPHPMDAGRWDFALRNFRADATADLQAMSDQGVPVLLMLGEHDRNVDADETARVYTRILGRNVRVERFDAAHSMARPVAEESAPVGLATALLWPRALFAPGVLDTYRSFVETV